From the genome of Nicotiana sylvestris chromosome 2, ASM39365v2, whole genome shotgun sequence, one region includes:
- the LOC138886114 gene encoding uncharacterized protein, translating to MRDLSREQNSKKKGPLPSDTIAHPKGSGSGPTSHVMEITTRSGKVLQGGSEQLVEVEESKHEVEVEEPSVIEVEKVSEELKVQEENREDVKPPPPLPRRLARKVDDRKLEKFYEILKQLSVNIPFVEAFQEMSGFAKYLKDLITKKRTTKNEVVNVTQRVSPIIATSTVQNKEDRGAFTIPCTIGAHDFARALCDNGASINLNPLAIYKQAWLGMPRPTSMRLQMADHSIKRPMVIVNDVLVKVGKFHLPANFIILDCAVDKEIPNILGRLFLAIGRALMDS from the exons atgagagaccTCTCTAGGGAACAAAATTCGAAGAAAAAAGGTCCACTTCCAAGTGACACAATTGCACATCCCAAGGGTAGTGGGAGTGGTCCAACTTCTCATGTCATGGAAATTACTACTCGAAGTGGAAAGGTACTACAAGGAGGGAGTGAACAATTAGTTGAAGTTGAAGAGTCCAAACATGAAGTTGAGGTTGAAGAGCCAAGTGTtattgaagttgaaaaggtttcgGAAGAGTTGAAAGTGCAAGAAGAAAACAGGGAAGATGTAAA acctcctcctccATTACCTAGAAGACTTGCTAGGAAGGTTGATGATAGAAAACTAGAAAAGTTCTATGAAATTCTCAAGCAATTATCGGTGAATATTCCATTTGTtgaagcatttcaagagatgtcgggttttgctaaatatttgaaagacttgattaccaagaagagaaccacaaaaaatgaagtggtgaatgtgactcaACGGGTTAGTCCCATCATTGCAACATCCACCGTTCAAAATAAAGAAGACCGGggagctttcaccattccttgtacTATTGGGGCACATGATTTTGCAAGAGCCCTTTGTGATAATGGGGCTAGCATCAACTTGAATCCTCTTGCCATTTACAAGCAAGCATGGTTAGGTATGCCAAGGCCCACaagtatgagattgcaaatggctgaTCATTCTATAAAGAGACCAATGGTAATTGTTAATGATGTGCTTGTTAAAGTGGGGAAGTTTCATTTACCCGCCAATTTCATAATCCTTGATTGTGCGgttgacaaagagatccctaacatTTTGGGGAGACTATTCCTAGCCATAGGAAGAGCACTAATGGATTCATAA